The genomic window TCTCTTATTAGGGAAAGGGTGGAGATTTCCTTTACCGCCGGGGATGTGTAGGGTGGGGTGGTATCTACTCGTAACCAATGCCCCTTTACATAAGCCTCTACCCATACATGTGCCATAGAATTGGTCACTATGTGGTAGCCTCCGTAGGGGTTCCAAAGGGCTCCTTTATAGCCTCCCACTACCCTAGCAGGCACGCCCATAAGCCTCAGAAGTAGTGCGGTGGCGCTGGCATAGTATTCGCAGTTGCCCTTTTTTGAAACAAAGACAAAGTAATCCAAGGGGTCGCCTTCGTATTTTTCCAACTTTAAGCTGTAGCTGTAGCCCTTTGAAAAATGCTCCACAACCCTTCGGAGCTTCTCCACATCATCCCTTGTACCCTTGGCCAGGTCCTCCGCAAACTTCTTGAGGTTAGGACTTATATCCGGTGGGACCTGCAGGTAATCCTGTAGGTCTTCCCACAACCATAGGCTCTTTGAAGAGCTTACCTTTAACCTTATGGCTCTATTTATCTCTCTGTCAAGGCGTAAGGTGTTGCCCGTGGTCATATAGGCGTTTGCGGATATGCCTTCCACATTTAGGACTCTGTAAGGGTAGTCAAGAGCGGGTATTATATTATCGTAAGAGGGCTCTATCACAAGGGTATACACTATATCTCCGCTACCTGCGGGCATATGGAAGGGCTCTTCTTTCACCCTCACCCATGTGTTTTTCGCATAGCTCCCGAAGACTACCGCCCTCCAGTAAGGGTCTTTTATACTTTGGGGCAGTCCGTAGGCTCTGAGGACTACCGTGTTGTCCTCCTGTATTTCTCCCACTTTGCCGAGGCTTACGCTCTCCGCAAGACCAGTTTTTAGTCCACTGCCTCTGGATATGAGGTCAAAAAGAGGAGTTTGTGTTCTTGGAAGAAGAAAGAAAAAGGGAAGGGTAAAAACCGCAACTAAGAGAAAGAGTAGAAAGCTCACCAATATGTAATGCTTATAAATTGAAAGCTCAAGCCTCTTATCTCCCGCAGTCCTGTATAGATTAAGAAACACAAGAGAAGAAACACCTAAAAGACTATGCAGGATAAAAACAAAAAGAAAGCTAAGGCTAAGGTTATAGGCGGTAGATATGGAAACTGCAAAAAGGCTAAGTAGAAGTATCTGGTATAGGTCTCTGGGCTTTTTCTCCTCAAGGCTCTTTATAGAAAGAAGCAAAAGAACTACATGAGAAAAGGGCTTGAGAAGGTCTTCAAGGCTGAGAAAGGACAGAAAATATAAGGTCAAGGCAACGCCAAAAAGGTTTAGAAATAGCCTCCTTACGGGATATATAGCCTTTATGTCCATAGGCACACCCACAAAGTAAAGGGCTAAAAAGCCAAGAAAATATACCGCATCCGCCACATTCCACAAGGACAGTATACCCACAAGGGAAGTAAGACGCACAAGGGTTATGGTTGTTAGGCGAGAGCTACTTAGATATTTTTCTAACATACTCCCTGACCTCTTCCTTGTATCTTGGATGTGCGTATATTCTGTAAAGTCTTATATCTTCCAAGGAGGCGACAATAGGAGATACTTCTCTCAAACTAAGTAGTTCATGCCCGTCCCATATAGGTATGTCTTCGTCCAGCACCCTTTTGCTTGCTCGGTCAAACCTCAAAAGGTCATCCTCATACTTTTCCAAAAGTCTTTCTTTTACCACTTCAAACAATTCCTTTGATGAGGTGGAAAAGACCTGTCTGAAATGCTCCCTTCCCAACACCCTTCTTACCTTCTCCTCCATGTGCCTGTCTAACATGAAATGAAGTATGTGTTGGTCTGTTTTCCTGTAAAGTTCTTCTGGCTTTAAGAGACCTCTTTCCACAAAGTCCTGCACCACATCCTCTAAATGTATGTTGAGTATGCGCACCACCTTGTGGAAATAGACCTGAGAATACATAAAATACCTTCCAAGAATAAAGCTCTCCAAGGCTCTGAGTGCACTTATATGGACGCACTTTTTACCCTCTATAAAAAGCATATTCTCCAAAAGCCTACGGTAGTCAAAAAAGCCATAGGAAGTTCCGCAAAAATAGGCATCTCTCCTGAGATAGTCCATCCTGTCCGCACCGAATTCTCCAGTGATTATTTTTGGCAGGCTACTGCCCTTTCTAAAGGCAAGCTCCACAATAAGCTCAATATCCTCAAGAGAGTATCCACAATTTTTTAGTATGTCCGCAATACCCTCTTCAAAAAGCACCCTCTCTCCTATGGATTCGTGGCTTTTGTCTCCAAGGAGGACCTCTGTGGTATGAGAAAAAGGTGTGTGTCCAATATCGTGCAAAAGACCCGCCAATCTCACTATTCTGTAGAGCTTTTCATCTTTGAGCCCAAGGCTATTGTAAATTCTTCCTGCGAGCTCCATAGTTCCCAAGGAGTGTTCAAACCTGCTATGCTGTGCGGAGGGAAATACCAGATAGGCTATGCCCAACTGACTTATGAATCTTAGCCTTTGGAGAGGGTAGCTGTCTATTATTCTTATTTCGCAATCATCGGCTTTTATCAGCTCATGTATGGGGTCTGAAAACTCTTTGAACATATATCCCCCTCAAAGAAATACTTGTCCTTATCCTTGCGGAAAACTCTATTTATCATATCCCCAAACTTGTTAAAAATTCTTCTAAGCCAATTCCCTCTCTTCTTCTTTTGGTTTATAAACTCTATCCTTAGGGGGCTTATACTTTTCCCCACCTCTGCCCTTCTGAGAAGGGTCTCAAGATCTCTTTTGAGTTTATAGAGGTTAAACCCGTAGTATACATCTCCGAGTTTTTGTGCTTCCTGAAGAATGTCCCTTATTTCCCTAACAATTTCTCTTCCCTGACCCAAATAGACTCCTGCAAGTCTATAAAGCAGGTTGAAGTATTTCCTTTCTGCTGGGTATCTTTCTACGCAGAGTTCACAATAACTTCTCAACTCTTCATAAATGCCTTCGTTGAACATCATGGTGGATATCACTACCGCATCCTGAGCGGTCAAATGCTTCCTGTAGAGCATGGTTCTGCTGAGTATGTTCCAGAGTTTTAGCACCTTTTGGCTTATGCTCTCAAAGACATTAAGGTATTCGCTCCTTAGGCTTATAAAGTGTATGCTACCTTCCTCTACCCTGTATATGTCCTTGCCCATGTATATATTCCCATAAAGGTCAGATACCACAAAGAGGTTCATTTCTACTAACACATCCTTCCAGTAGTTCCGTGCATTTCTGAAGTTCCTGTAAGCACAGGAGAGAAACTTCTCAAGCTCCACATAGGGGTTTCCTTCCCTCCTTACAAGCTGTGAGTAGCACATTAGATAAAAGACCATCTCCTTCTTTGAGGGGTCGTCCAGCACCTCAAGCACCAGGTTGCTAAGGGGGTCTCTTTCCTTTATTTCCAGCATACTTATAATATAAGCCCAAGGCAATAGAAGTTTTATGATATTATGTTAAGCAAAGGGTAAGAGCCTCTAAAGATGAGTAGGACTGGAAAATACCTTGAACTTGTCAAGTTTGAGCATACCATTTTTGCACTACCTTTTGCTCTTGCGAGCGTAGTTCTGTTGTATGAGCAGATACCTTCCCTCTGGAGGCTTTTCTGGGTCCTTCTTGCCTTTATTAGTGCAAGAACCGTAGGTATGGCACTTAACAGGCTTATAGACCTTCCTATAGACAGGCTAAACCCAAGAACGAGCCAATGGGTTCATGCAAGGGGTGAGGTTTCAGAAAAGGACATAAAAAGGCTCATACTTATCTCCTCTGGGCTCTTTCTCCTTTCGTCCCTTATGATAAACCTCTATGCCTTCTTGCTTGCTCCTGTGGTGCTTCTTCTTCTGTGGCTGTATCCCTACGGCAAGAGGATAACCTACTATCCCCATCTCCTACTGGGAGCGGTCTACTTTCTCATCCCCTTAGCCATAGATATTTCCTTCAACGAGCATGTGTCCTTTAACGCCATAATTCTTGGCTTTGCAATGGCTTCCTGGGTTGCTGGCTTTGATATTTTGTATGCCCTTCAGGACTACCAGTTTGACCGTGAGCAGGGTCTTAAGTCCATACCTGTCAAGTTTGGGATAGAGGGGGCTTTGTGGATTGCAAGGCTTTTTCACTTTATTACCTTCCTTGCCCTCCTTATACTGCTCTTCAGGGTTGACTTTCTTGGTTTTGCGTATCTTCTTGGTCTTTTGGGCATTGCCATGTTTCTCTACTACGAGCATAGTTTAATAAAGCCCTACGACCTTTCCAAGATAAACAAAGCCT from Hydrogenobacter sp. T-8 includes these protein-coding regions:
- a CDS encoding transglutaminaseTgpA domain-containing protein; protein product: MLEKYLSSSRLTTITLVRLTSLVGILSLWNVADAVYFLGFLALYFVGVPMDIKAIYPVRRLFLNLFGVALTLYFLSFLSLEDLLKPFSHVVLLLLSIKSLEEKKPRDLYQILLLSLFAVSISTAYNLSLSFLFVFILHSLLGVSSLVFLNLYRTAGDKRLELSIYKHYILVSFLLFLLVAVFTLPFFFLLPRTQTPLFDLISRGSGLKTGLAESVSLGKVGEIQEDNTVVLRAYGLPQSIKDPYWRAVVFGSYAKNTWVRVKEEPFHMPAGSGDIVYTLVIEPSYDNIIPALDYPYRVLNVEGISANAYMTTGNTLRLDREINRAIRLKVSSSKSLWLWEDLQDYLQVPPDISPNLKKFAEDLAKGTRDDVEKLRRVVEHFSKGYSYSLKLEKYEGDPLDYFVFVSKKGNCEYYASATALLLRLMGVPARVVGGYKGALWNPYGGYHIVTNSMAHVWVEAYVKGHWLRVDTTPPYTSPAVKEISTLSLIRDSIVSFWYSNIVGYSSEKQLKLFRSIGEGVRAELSPENLRRRFLQVLQLLLVALALYLCFYLFKGLRKTPENLYVKTRELLHREGLVHSKALPEEIISACRNTELYNHVKFILSIYQRHKYSPYRVYPDEIKEGYRTLKRLKELIRNSHRS
- a CDS encoding HD domain-containing protein, with the protein product MFKEFSDPIHELIKADDCEIRIIDSYPLQRLRFISQLGIAYLVFPSAQHSRFEHSLGTMELAGRIYNSLGLKDEKLYRIVRLAGLLHDIGHTPFSHTTEVLLGDKSHESIGERVLFEEGIADILKNCGYSLEDIELIVELAFRKGSSLPKIITGEFGADRMDYLRRDAYFCGTSYGFFDYRRLLENMLFIEGKKCVHISALRALESFILGRYFMYSQVYFHKVVRILNIHLEDVVQDFVERGLLKPEELYRKTDQHILHFMLDRHMEEKVRRVLGREHFRQVFSTSSKELFEVVKERLLEKYEDDLLRFDRASKRVLDEDIPIWDGHELLSLREVSPIVASLEDIRLYRIYAHPRYKEEVREYVRKISK
- a CDS encoding UbiA-like polyprenyltransferase, with translation MSRTGKYLELVKFEHTIFALPFALASVVLLYEQIPSLWRLFWVLLAFISARTVGMALNRLIDLPIDRLNPRTSQWVHARGEVSEKDIKRLILISSGLFLLSSLMINLYAFLLAPVVLLLLWLYPYGKRITYYPHLLLGAVYFLIPLAIDISFNEHVSFNAIILGFAMASWVAGFDILYALQDYQFDREQGLKSIPVKFGIEGALWIARLFHFITFLALLILLFRVDFLGFAYLLGLLGIAMFLYYEHSLIKPYDLSKINKAFFTVNGYISVVFFFVVLLDRIL